DNA sequence from the Lycium barbarum isolate Lr01 chromosome 5, ASM1917538v2, whole genome shotgun sequence genome:
GAATGTCCTTAGCTCCTGAAAGGGTGAGGATTAACATAAGGTTCTGAGCGGTGAGGCCAATGAGGCCATGCTTGATAGTGAGGGAATTCTGTGGATCAAGGGATGACTATACGTTTGTCGTATTGGTGATTTAATTCATTTGATTTTGCAAGAGGCCCATAGATTAAGATGTATTGAGATCTGAGGCAGCACTACTGGCAGggtaggatgaagagagatattgcagattttgtggctaagtgtgggaattgtcagcaagtcaagtatAAGCCCCAGTGACCTGATGGTATGCTTCAGAGGATGACCATTCTagagtgaaagtgggagaggattgccatggattttgttatgGGTCTTTCGAAGAACCTGGGCAAGGTTGATTCGGTTTGGTTATTGTTGATCAGTTGACTTAGTCTGCTCATTACATTCTAGTTCAGGCCACTTATATTGTGTAAAAGTTAGCCAGGATTTACATTCGTAAGATTGGGAGATTGCATGAGGTCCCTATTTCCATCGTCTCGGATTGAGGTCCCCAGTTTACTTCCAATTTCTGGAGGGCTTTACAAGTagagttgggtactcagttgaaccttagtacagcttttcatccccaaACTGATGGTCTGTCCGAGAGGATTATCCAAGTGCTCGAgaatatgttgagagcatgcgtcatTAATTTTGGTGGTCACTGGGACCAGCTCTTGCCCTTAGTTGAGTTTGCACAttacaacagttatcattccagtactAATATGGCAACGTTCGCGGCTTTGTATgataggaggtgtcgttctcctattgggtAGTTTTATGCTTTTAAGGTTCACCCGTGAGGCAtagatttgttgagagagtctGTGGATGgggtaaagcttattcaggaagaGCTTTTAGTAGCCCACAGTCGATAGAAGATGTATATAGACTTGAAGGTTCGGGACATGGAGTTTATGGAGGGCCAGCAGGTGcttctgaagatttcacccatgaagggtgttatgcgatttaggaagaggggcaagttgagcccgagtTATCTTGGCCTATTTGAGGTACTCTGTCGAGTTagagatgttgcttatgagttgtcTTTGACACCGGGcttgtcaggtgttcatccggttttccatgtgtccatgctgaagAAATATCATTTCAATGGTTCTTACATAGTCCGTTGGGATTctgtgttgcttgatgagaatttgtcttatgaagaaaaTCCTATAGCGAATCTAGATAGGTAGGTTAGGAAGCTGAGGTCTAGAGAGATTGCTTCTATTAAGGTTGAATAGAAGCATCGTCCTATttaagaggctacttgggagaacGAGTCTGATATGCTTGAGAGATATCCCCAGCTGTTTGCTTACTCAGGTATTTTTCCATATTTCTATTCCTTGTCgttcgaggacgagcgattgtttaattggtatctgatgtaacgacctaaTTAGTCATTATAGTTCTATTGACCATTGTACCCCTATTGACCCTTTCCAGAGGTCATCCGGCGAGTTTTGGTGTGACTTTGGAGTTTTGAGCCTTAAGGTAGGACttgtttgacccaaagttgacttttgagtaaacagacTTTTTCAGAATTCTCTCGATTCCGATAGGTCCGGATGACTATGACACGGTAGTGTGtttgattcggttcccaatgcatttgaAGCATtatgggacttgggttggaaacttggcATTAGGtcattgggggttgacttagtCAACTAGACCTCCATTGGTAAATCCAAGACCACAGGTGAGTTCATAGCGCGCTTTTATGTGTGTATGCATGTTTGTTTTTTATCTGTGGGACCTCAGGTGATGGTTAGATTTCTGATTGAGAATTGTCAAAGACCAGTAGAtttttggtgtctggtgtccaCCGCAGCGGCACCAGAACTGCCGCAACGGTCTCGCGGTAGCGAGGGCCTGACGACTATAGCGAGCTAGGTGAATTAGAGGTGAGTCATCACAGCGAACATCCATCCGTTGTGGCGGTCTCGTGGCAgaggtagtgtcacgacccaaccggagggccatgaaggGAATTCGaaactaacctaccgagcacctctctaCTATATCTCATAGTCACATCTAGATGGGCCACAAGGATAACTCATGAAAATCATAACCTGAAAGAGACACCATTTCAATAGATATTAGCACGTCTATGTAAACATATTAACCTTTGCtcatatgtacaagccgacaaggctgccaaaatgatataaaaaacatGAACCGATGGGGTTACAAAACACCTAACTATATACacctgtctatgagcctctacaaggagtgcataacatcgtaaagatgggacaggacccagccatgcccatatgtacagaAAAGAATAGTACCGGCTATCTGTGACTCTGAAACAATGGAGCGCTCATGTACAATCACCGAAGAAGTcgcctaggggtctggtctgtctccctgtctaactgtgggcatgaacgcagtgtccacaaacaaaaggatgtcagcacgaataatgtattgagtatgtaaggtgtgAGGAACAATATAATGAAATTATGAAGACAACATGAGGTAAAGAGATCAATTTATACCTCTTGAGGTGACTCTCATGCTTATTTAGCCTTTATCTAAAGAAAACAttccatacacacatacatatgtatattgataccatacctggccatataggctcggcgTCACCCGTGcccagccataacaaggctcggtattatccgtacccaGCTGCAGCGCTGTACACAATAGATATCACAACCGGCCATATAAGCGCGGTGTCAGAAAacaactatatatatttataacataaaaaaGTATCCAAAGGAAGCATTACAACTctttcggggtgacataaggtcggtaagccttcgatttctattatggaatcaccatcatcatcatcatcattatcgtcatcatcatgTTGAACGTTTACCAACAATACCATAAGAACCTTGAAAGTCATGAGCTgctagcatttctaggaaataGGACATTATGGAAACCATGTATGGGTTTGTAATAAGGAAATCATTCCTATAgaaaggaagggttagccttcaCATACCTGTacatcttcttaactacttaacgtttctccttccaagctcgtaaatctacattcaataagtcttgaaaacactcttaagttcaaactagtgtaattaacgagctaactgaatttgggcagcacttcctcaaCTTTATCGACTTCCTCCAAACTCCAAAAgaactcccaaacattaataataatatccacaataccatattcaaggatgttatatcccatattttcatacattgggacgttttaaactaaacgcgacaagttaaagacaagactattttaaggtacgaagtagagactttaacttccgatttcgtttcaagtcacaatttacctacaaatttcgtttggtatagaagcattaatggaaaattgggattaaattaacaatggttagattattaagtgggattgggaacaaaaatcagcccattattataagccatgtttggccgtgtattatagtggaatggtcaatggtttttgacccaaaaatttgagtgggacacatgtccaagtcttgtagtgaatatatatagtaaaattctgattattcatcaactcactacatcatttcaacatttgCAAAGTTAAGAAACTTAGAGTTagaaagagaagctctcggctagagctagccgagaatggTGAGGTGATGTTGATcccaaatttcagttttctccatcaattcaactccttaccaagtgcataagaacgtgtagtagttgttggaaataaacaaggaggtgtagcatgcCAATaaggttgaagattcggccaaggttgaagaacaaattgtaaggtaagaatgatcatttttcatgtgttgtatgataatttgaatgtacaatttgtgcatgttgttgttggattgttgttgtggttgaagttgggggtgagccgtgagcttggtgaagtcatggttggtctcattttgcatgtattgttgatggattgaatgtgtgtcaacatatgtgaatgaacaaagattgtagaagtttgtttatgatgttgcacgttggtattggactgtttttcttgaatttgaaatgagtcgtgtgttgtagagttaaacggaatcatgcttaatcttcttgtacatgtattggatatggattgaatgtgttgaagtatggataaatggatgaaaatcatgaagatgttgtagttgtgttgaagccgtgtagggggactgttttaggggaattTATCGAttgttttgtgtcatattttgattgttgttgttatggacattatggtgtattgtatgcatattgaatatgtgaattgaggtgttaaagaaacgaatcatgttgaagggggaaaacagtccaaaccgtggactgttttgatgATAGGAGTAAATTTGTGCGTtctgaatgttgaatgttgttatgaacgtatagtgaaagtgaagtttaatgattcaagttgaaattgaaatggtttgtgggctgttgtaagaatgaaaatgattctaaaacagttccaagaatcgtaaaggtaatgttgttaaacatgttgttgtcgttgtaagttaaagctggaaaattgctaaatgagaatggtaatgttgtgtgtgttgtttggccgtgagATGGGACTGTTTTGattgatgtacggactgtccaaagttcccttaagtcatgtttaaacaagttcggattggtacttgaaagtatgactagcaatgttagcttgtagcactagttggtttgaatgcgaacgaaacgtcgtttaaatgttagaaagggattattaacgttaaaatacgtattgaattccctcgtagactaattgtagctatTGATATCAtgatataggataagtgctattgggcagcaagtacaagttataatacgactaaacactaaaggtatgtaaagcctattccttcttttcttggcatgtcctagacgtaagtaagaaatgatatgaaccttggggtgaattctactctctagttccaagcatgacttatgattctattcattccgtaatgttatggtcacgagcctactatatgattgactaatgaatgatgtatagaagttcctatttttaaagaattgcataattagaggcatacttgactatcaaaagttacaccatgtcaaattgatacatgtacatgaaatctgaaacgttccttgctataacttgtaatgagatttaaaaagaactgaatatgattattgtcctgacactttagagctggttagtcacttatctattgagtctcaaaagatgaattgcatatatgtggttgcttattattctgctcgtgcttaccgctatatccttcactgagtcccgggcaaggacacgttttcgtgcgcatatttactatattactcaccgagtccctcactagagggccgggacacgctatatatatatgatgatatgatgatatgatgatatgaggatatggagatggtggccaggagggcatatattccttattaccgagcccctcactaaagggccgggacacgtatatgtttatgttatgatgctatgattataattaccgagcccctcattaaagggccgggacacgttatatatgttatatacagaatgattatgcagctttgattacaaaacactatattgacattgatatgagaacgatacagatgaaatatgttcaaaggcatgttttatgaaattctgtttgttgcattgagtcatatacaccttgtctcagtatgagtatattactatgtttcatgccttacatgctcaatacatattccgtattgacccactttcttcagggggctgcgttcatgcccgcaggtacagatgctcgttttggagatccgccagcttaggatatctattcagctactttggagtgctcctttgttccggagcctagcttatggtataactcccttttgctgtatgtgtatgtgtttattcggggtacggcggggccctgtcccgtcacatgatactgtcattactcttagaggtctgtggacattcgtgtgggtctgtatatagttgttgttgcgttgtatgaatattacttatgtttggggcgtacccactcgtcatggcagccttgtcggcttgtgtagatataaatatgttgttgttgaaaatggtaactcctcaggagacaggtgcttatgacatacagaatcgtgacagctttaaaataacgccctgcctttttattcaaataagttcatgatatgctggttataaaagattatagttaacaggggatatgagtgtccaactcgggcactagtcacggcctgcggggttgggtcgtgacaaaggatttatattcaatttagtctcaaattAATCAAAAATCCTCTTTCAAGTTCTCCTCATggtcatcaacttcaattcaacactttatgacttctccattttaatttttttcctttccaagagttactaacCTTTAAAGCAACTCAATTttataaataatagaaataacataccttataatagaagaacttcacctcactcaactccctCCAAGACCAAGTTTATCACAACTTTGCAGAGAAACATGAAccatcatcttccatggatttatCTTGGAGTTTttatgtttgatcttctcttttagTGGTGTGAATTTTTTGGAATGTAGGATAACTCTCAATAAATCCCTAGAAAtatggggaaataagtgtggaaagttAATGTGAAAAATGGGATCCTTTGGGGTTTAAAAAGGGCTGAAAATCGCCTACCGCTCCATGTTGCGGCGAGTATGTGGCTCCACATACTGAGTATGCAGCCCCATACTCTCTCGAAAACATGGGGGTGGTGTTGGGCAGAAATCTCAGCAAAAATGGTGAGTTTTTGGCCAATACGCGTctcagcatactgagtatgcggccaCATATTTCCCCATTTTCCAcgatttcgcgaaaatgcgttcttttcgattcatttgacctccaatcctgatggaaccttcttggcacttgtataaaaatTCATTGatcatctaaggggccctatataTCCCCCTCAAATTAGTGCTAAGAAATGTATTTCTCAAATAACATGAAATCCCCCAAAACATCACTCAAGTTTCCAATCcatcaacgaacttacttccacccattcatttaactccgaaaccttaaggtacatacttacaATTATTAAATACCCTCCTTAATCTTGAAAGGGAATCATGTATACTTTAGGCTGGCGTTAGtttacttttttaaaaataaaaataaattgtgtTCTAGCAGGCCAGGCCTGTTAGAACTTTTtattaataaatgtataatgtAAAAAATAGTTTATTACATCATGCCTATAATATGAACTagctaaaattaaaaacataaGAGACTGTCCTCTATATCTATCATGTGTGCCTAAGCTAGTATGCACTTTGTGATCATGTTAAGTCAGCTTTGATGATAGTCCAAAACTGTGCACACACCATATTATGATCCATACATGTAGTATCATTGTTGATGATCAAGCTGCTGAATCCTTCTTGTTCTAATCCTCAGTTGAGGCAGTTGTGATTTGTCGATATTGAGAATTCTTCTTCCTTCTGGTGGCATGAGTAGAAAGTCATGTACTTTGATCTCTGCATGATCCAAAACCTGATTTGCCAGAAAGTCTGCCAACATGTTGCCTTCTCTGAAAATATGATTAATCTGTAGCTGTATTGCTTTCATGTCGTATTTGATCTCTTCAATTTGATTTCTCAGTTCCCATGGAATGATCCATATATCTTGTAAGATGTTTAGAAGGACAAGTGAGTCAGTCTCCAGTTGCACCTGTTGAATGTTGTGATCTTTACAGAACTTCAGTGCCTGCTTTATAGCCTCAGCTTCAGCTTCCATATTTGTTGCTATTCCCATTTGTTGTGCTTCTGTATAAACCAAATCCCCATTACTATCTCTGATGCAGAATCCATATGAACTGAACCCAGGATTGCCTCTACTTGCCCTATCTGTATTACATTTTAGTCTCCCTGAAGGTGGCATTCTCCAGACAACCTTAGCATAATAAAATTTTGGTTTATATCTACTAAGGTACTGATGCATATTTTCCCAATCACCAGATACATTCTGCAGCCATGGGAATCTCTTCCTTGTCAGTTGATGTAGTATGTGCTGTACTTGTTGTTTCAGTCTGTAGAAAGTAACTGATCCTCCATGTTTAATGGagtttcttctcttccataatgACCACATGATCACTGTAGGCATTTCTCTATACATAGGCTGCAATTTTGGCTTTGTCTCAGCAAACCACCATGCCATGATCATTTGATGTAGACCAACTCCATCTGTGGGGATACCGGCACAAGAAGCAAAGAACTTCCATAACTTGATAGATATGGAAGATGTTAGAAATAAATGACCCACAATTTCCTCCTTATGCTCCTCACAGCACCAGCATCTTGATGGTATATTGATCATCATCCTTTTCAATATATCATCTGTATAGATTCTCCCTTTCCACACTCTCCACATGAAAAAACTTATCTTTATTGGCAAACCTTTCTCCCACATGAACTTATAACTTGTTTGTTTCTCACTCTGTGTCTGAGAAACTCCCATGCAGATTTTAACTGAGAATCTGCCATTTGTTTTCAACATCCAACATAAtttatcatcttcttcttcaactgGTACTTTGATATTTTCCTTGATATGTTGAGCCAATTCCTGATCTAGAGTGACTGTTAACAGTTCCATGTTTCATTCCCCATTCTTCATAAACTGTCTAACCTCTATTTCTTCTTCTCTAGCAGTATCAGGAATGATATAATATAATGCCCCAAGTCTTGTCCAGTTCTCATACCATAAACTTGAAGTTCCATTTCTCAGATACCAAAAGATCTGTGGCCCAACTGCATCTCTTATATTCACCATCTTCTTCCAAGTGTGAGATCCTCCTCTATCTACTGCCATAGTAGGATGCCATTTCTTGCAGTATTTGTTGAACATGTAGCTACCCCATAAGCTTCTTCTACATCTGAAATTCCACCACAACTTAGCAAATAATGCATTAGATATATCAGTTAGTGATGTAAGACCAATCCCTCCTTCATCCTTTGGTAGACATAATTTGTCCCATGCCACCCAATGTTTGCTTTTCACCCCCACTGTATTGCTCCAAAAGAATTTTGCAAAAATCTTGTGCAGCTGCCTTATCACCCCAGAAGGAGGATTCATGGCTAACTGTAAATATACTGGCATGGTTTGCAACACATGATTCACCAGCACATATCTACCTCCAAAAGATAACAGTCTGTTTTGCCAAGACAGAATCCTTTTCATCACTTTTTTGATCAAATCCTCATAATATATCAGTTTCCTTCTTCCATAAAACACTGGACAGCCTAAATATGTGAAAGGAAAGGATCCATTTCTCATCTTAGTATGTCTTTTAATCCTGCTATTAACTCTGGCAGAAACCTTGTGATGGATATAGTAACAACTTTATCAGTATTGACCAGCTGTCCTGAAGCCTTCTCATAATTCCTCAATCTCCTCATTATTTTCTTTAAAGAGTATCCATCCCCAGAACATAATAAGATTGTATCATCAGCATAAGATAAATGATTTATTTGAGGACTCCACTTTGGCATTCCATAGCCTATGAAACTTGGCTTCTCATGTAACTTGTTCAGACTCCTTGttaatgttatagcccgtattttgtacgttcggatatttcgagatagtcgtggaaagttaagggcaagaccatttttaaaaattattttaatgcacaacttgtttatgaatattatttatgaatattattagtatgaaaatattgagaaaggctaagggtaaaaaaggaaattcacaaaagggttcatggtaatattgtggaaggctaagggcaaaacgggaatttcacaagtaattaaagaaagttcttgaatggaCCATctttggccgtgtgggtgtgtgtatgTGGCTATGTGGGACCCACTCCAAGGCTTGGCCAACAATTATATATATGGGCAAAGCTTACAAAGCAAGACAAAAAAAATTGGTCATCAttctagaaccttggagaaaaaaaaaaaaaaagaaagaaagagagggaattcggccatggctcccaaaattgagccatggaaaattgaccatgaaaaattgttttcttttagcttttctaccaattagaatgcccttaacaacatggagtggttgttggagcaagcaaaccatttatttgtACAAACATACacccctagccaagtgaagagatgcgtggaaaaaggtatgtgtttaatcttcttttacatatgttatggatgattcgtgaatattgtagtatgtataaatgaatgaaattcatgaaatatgggtgtggaggtcatggccgaatagggTGTGTTGTGAAGAACAAATGAATAGATTTTTATTTAGTGGttggattgttgtgttgtggattccatgttgtaaaatgaagatttgatggtttgaaatgaagttgtgatcattgtgggattattgaaggaactaatgtgacactagcatgaaatcttatacttgtaggaataatgttgtcaacgtgtaGTTATgggtataatgcatgaatttggaagggagaaatgtgttgattttattgagcttggaaggttgtaagttggttgttgtgattgaattggacATAAGAAaagtgttgtcgaattatgtaaaagaaattactaacgttagaatgtattttgaattgattgacaatgttgttaatatgtagattgttggtgtagttcatgaattggaagaaaacaatgtggtTATTGTCCTtgctaagtttggaagatttcggattattgttaataatgtggctgagtggaattctcggattattgctgataaattggccgagttgcattctcggatttgttgttgataatttggccgagttagattctcggggatggtgtatttacaggggaaatgctgccgaaatttcggcagattataagtgagtttatttgaaagactaaggcaagtgtatgccGACGAATCcaatgattgtgtgaattctcttgaatgtagactagcaagcttggacaattaagcgtagctagtaGGGCGTGGAACagttatgtaaggcttaccctttctttcttttggcatgtcctagagctcagtaaggtatgacatgacacgcaccttggggtaattctactctttgattccgagcttggttatgatgcttattctcttttgtcatgaacatgtttcatatggttgagtctattgtatgattaataaacgaataagctacttcatatggttttgatatgtatccatgattccgaagcaccgtttgatatgtttccgagtttgtctatgattcttattcactgttgatatgagtacgctcgatatagttgagcttattatatgagttatgtaagttttaatgtccctaccTTTCTTAAAAGATCTTGGATtggctttgaaacgttcgtaaaagttctgtggtaaaaatgtccgtaactttcccatactaaaccggattgacttgaaacgtgtttatgatccttcaaatgtcagTAAGAGTACGtctctattgagtcttgatttatgcgcatatggtttcgcactactctgttcgtgcaagtctcagtatgtccttcactgcgtcccgggccagggtatgttctcgtgcgtacttctctgcattgttcatcgcgtccctctcacttgcgggccggggcatgttacatatgatatgatgacatgatgatatgattacggggtggtggccaggatggcatatgatgactttgttcaccgtgtcccgcaatagagggtcggggcacgttacatgcatacatgatacatgatatggacatatatgattctacttaccgcgtccctcaattgagggccgaggcacgttacatgcatatatgatacatgacattgacatacatgatgatgacatacatgattccattcaccgcgtccctcaagggagggccggggcacgttatatgcaaatatgatacatgatgatgacatacatgattccattaacCGCGTCCCTCAAGGGAGGATCGGGGCACGttctatgatatatgatatacgctgatggtatacatgattttcatttatgatttatgatgacatacgtgattttcatttaaaaaaaggcaagtgctttgatgttttaaaaggtcatacgtgattctggtaaatctctatttcagttataatcctcttttctgtattctatgccttacatgctcagtacatattccgtactgaccccctttcttcgggggctgcgtttcatgccacgcaggtacacccagatgagtaaaggacattgctagaagatgtttcagctggattggcgagctccacttccctccggagtgttgccgagtccgaatttgtatgttatgatttctggatttatgttagagactttgcagacagagtcgtgggtattggttgtcagttctgtaagtggctccatcagctgatgtgtcattttgtgttatgatataagttctacatgattacatattttgtttgatttgagaacaacgagaaagaatatttctgaaagctttactacgta
Encoded proteins:
- the LOC132639579 gene encoding uncharacterized protein LOC132639579; its protein translation is MELLTVTLDQELAQHIKENIKVPVEEEDDKLCWMLKTNGRFSVKICMGVSQTQSEKQTSYKFMWEKGLPIKISFFMWRVWKGRIYTDDILKRMMINIPSRCWCCEEHKEEIVGHLFLTSSISIKLWKFFASCAGIPTDGVGLHQMIMAWWFAETKPKLQPMYREMPTVIMWSLWKRRNSIKHGGSVTFYRLKQQVQHILHQLTRKRFPWLQNVSGDWENMHQYLSRYKPKFYYAKVVWRMPPSGRLKCNTDRASRGNPGFSSYGFCIRDSNGDLVYTEAQQMGIATNMEAEAEAIKQALKFCKDHNIQQVQLETDSLVLLNILQDIWIIPWELRNQIEEIKYDMKAIQLQINHIFREGNMLADFLANQVLDHAEIKVHDFLLMPPEGRRILNIDKSQLPQLRIRTRRIQQLDHQQ